The genomic window GAGTTATACAGACAGGACAGCCCGGCCCGCTGACTATCTTGACGTTCTCCGGAAGGAGGGAGCGTATCCCGGAGCGGGTTACAGTGTCTTCGTGCGTTCCGCAGACGTGCATGAACCGGAGCTCATCGAGGCCCTTCGCCTCCTCACGTATCTTCCTCACGACCTTCTGGGCCAGCTCCCTGTCCTTGAAGGCGTTCAGGACGTCAGTCACGTTCATCCCTCCAGGGCTCTCTCCACTTCGGCCCATGCCTCGAGTATCTCCAGTGCCCTTTCCTCGTCGAGCCTCTCTATTGCGAAACCCGTGTGAACTATGACGTAGTCCCCGACCCCCACCTCAGGGAGCAGATCGAGGCGAACCTCCCTCCTCACTCCTCCAAAGTCTACAACTGCGGTTTTTCCTGTGATTTCGATTATCCTTCCTGGAATCGCTAGGCACATTTTCTCTCACCTGTGATTAGTTCTCACAGGCCTTTTTAGGGATTTTTTAAACCTCTGGTTTTCAACCGTCAACCCTAAAAGCCCGGAGTCCAATGGATATCATGCT from Thermococcus sp. MAR1 includes these protein-coding regions:
- a CDS encoding HypC/HybG/HupF family hydrogenase formation chaperone, whose product is MCLAIPGRIIEITGKTAVVDFGGVRREVRLDLLPEVGVGDYVIVHTGFAIERLDEERALEILEAWAEVERALEG